The stretch of DNA ACTGAAGAATTCTTAATTCACGAAATGGCTGAAGAAGAATCAGATAAAACGGTTCTTTACAAACACCAATCTGAACGTGATGGCTTCGAAATTTCACGTGACGACGATGGAGCTTATGTATTAAGTGGTTCATCAATCGAACGCTTATTCAAGATGACCGACTTCTCTCGCGAAGACGCGATTCGTCGTTTCGCACGTCAACTTCGTGGTATGGGTGTTGATGAAGCATTGCGTGAACGTGGAGCGGAAAATGGCGATACAGTAAGACTCCTTGAATTCGAATTTGAATTCATCGAATAGAAAGTGAGGATGGACATATGAAAGACGTATCTGAACAACGGTTTTATTTAGTGCGTGAAGATGTGCTGACGGAAGCGATGCAAAAAACGCTTGATGCAAAGCAGTTATTGCAAAGTGGAGAAGTCGCATCGATTTGGGACGCGGTGAAAAAAGTGGACCTGTCACGCAGCGCTTATTATAAATATCGGGATGCTGTCTTTCCGTTCCATTCCATTGTTCGGGAACGTATTTTAACGGTGTTTTTACAACTGGAAGATCGC from Paenisporosarcina sp. FSL H8-0542 encodes:
- a CDS encoding ACT domain-containing protein — protein: MKDVSEQRFYLVREDVLTEAMQKTLDAKQLLQSGEVASIWDAVKKVDLSRSAYYKYRDAVFPFHSIVRERILTVFLQLEDRKGTLATLLNTVADALCNVLTIHQTIPIQGRANVTLSLDVTAMNVQLDDLIQQLKRLDFVESAEVISSGAS